From Schizosaccharomyces pombe strain 972h- genome assembly, chromosome: II, the proteins below share one genomic window:
- the sep1 gene encoding DNA-binding forkhead transcription factor Sep1: MNFNSTNPYYFTHEKNLNNASKYSELPIAYQEIPLQSLPPYPKVASKLKGVVAGGKENNIASFQKPSSKATRPYIPSYTRLTYSVPPLPIPPPSEQSLDTIIYRNPSVSSSQSQEPEEFFLPLDDGKKPPYSYAMLIGMSIIRSPDRRLTLSAIYDWISNTFSFYNKSNNGWQNSIRHNLSLNKAFMKIERPRNLPGKGHFWSIRPGHEEQFLKLKLRKPGVNSRPAPPVQDVTSSTKYGSSTGSSGFNTFNTSPHIFNQRHQYLQNYYTASLTNIPTISNVNATNFHPLHSQQPYVDTPGIDAPSDLEAKFSDLGVSSVVSVTSPLQSCTNSPSPPLSSPASSASPSESLRNESLGIKSAKSLGLNKDDAPVEGPPVSHLEKDVETPSVHDSVLGFNDTVTNLGKKGLKDGTTNTLQIPAVRLPSLPSSPTIKNPSGLLLKRSNSIDFPTPPKALCPKLFCFRDDIVADDYTKFSLLSPIRSDMSGISASPNTNLKEHRTRILQMLATPDAKQLSSLTSSDAEFWSVTPLKSSILRNGDASKQVTLSESPKGDSLLDGGSLSYFTNNISSVAGLETPSKLPMSKSFDTFEDDFLDPMDMLSFENHFSDFNSNRKVSPVKREVRRKYISSATTIHSSAAQDDTYLPSPTKRKMPLLRQTSTLF; encoded by the coding sequence ATGAATTTTAATTCTACTAACCCTTATTATTTTACTCATGAAAAAAACCTTAACAATGCTTCTAAGTACTCTGAACTCCCAATTGCTTATCAGGAAATTCCTTTGCAATCTTTACCACCTTATCCCAAGGTTGCTTCAAAGTTGAAGGGCGTAGTTGCAGGcggaaaagaaaataacattgcatcttttcaaaaacctTCTTCAAAAGCCACTCGACCATATATACCTTCTTATACTAGATTGACTTATTCTGTTCCTCCTCTTCCCATACCTCCTCCTTCGGAGCAATCTTTGGATACTATTATATATCGAAACCCTTCTGTATCTTCTTCTCAGTCTCAAGAACCGGAGGAGTTTTTCTTACCCCTAGATGATGGAAAGAAACCTCCTTATTCCTATGCTATGTTAATTGGAATGTCAATAATCCGTTCTCCCGATCGTCGTCTCACTTTAAGTGCTATATATGATTGGATCAGcaatactttttctttctataATAAGTCCAATAACGGTTGGCAAAATTCCATCCGCCATAATTTAAGTCTAAATAAGGCATTCATGAAAATTGAACGTCCTAGAAATTTACCGGGGAAGGGTCATTTTTGGAGCATTCGTCCTGGTCATGAAGAACAATTTCTAAAACTAAAGCTGCGTAAACCAGGAGTAAATTCAAGACCAGCGCCTCCTGTTCAAGACGTTACCTCCTCTACAAAATATGGATCTTCTACCGGTTCCTCTGGATTTAACACGTTTAATACTTCTCCCCATATATTTAATCAGCGACATCAATATCTTCAGAATTATTATACTGCATCCTTAACGAACATTCCGACGATCTCTAATGTTAATGCCACAAATTTTCATCCTCTTCATAGTCAACAACCCTATGTAGATACCCCTGGTATCGATGCACCTTCTGATTTGGAAGCTAAGTTTTCCGATTTGGGTGTTTCCTCTGTCGTATCTGTAACTTCTCCTTTACAATCATGTACAAATTCTCCATCTCCTCCTTTGTCATCACCAGCATCCAGTGCTTCTCCATCTGAATCACTTAGGAATGAATCTTTGGGAATAAAGTCAGCTAAATCATTGGGTTTGAATAAAGATGATGCACCAGTAGAAGGTCCACCTGTATCACATTTGGAGAAGGATGTTGAAACCCCTTCAGTTCATGATTCCGTGTTGGGTTTTAATGACACTGTAACGAATCTCGGCAAGAAAGGTTTAAAAGATGGTACAACTAATACCCTACAGATCCCTGCAGTCCGTTTACCTTCTTTACCTAGCTCGCCTACCATAAAAAATCCCAGTGGACTTTTGCTAAAGCGATCAAATTCTATTGATTTTCCAACCCCCCCGAAGGCCTTGTGTCCTAAATTGTTTTGCTTTCGTGATGACATCGTGGCTGATGACTACACTaagttttctttactttcaCCCATCCGTTCTGATATGAGTGGTATCTCAGCAAGTCCGAATACAAATTTGAAGGAGCATCGAACTCGTATCTTGCAAATGCTGGCTACACCTGATGCAAAGCAATTATCATCTTTAACATCATCTGATGCAGAGTTTTGGTCAGTCACGCCTTTGAAGTCTTCAATTCTACGTAATGGAGATGCATCTAAACAAGTAACGCTATCTGAAAGTCCTAAAGGTGATAGCTTACTTGATGGAGGATCATTATCTTATTTTACCAATAACATTAGTTCCGTTGCCGGCTTAGAAACACCAAGCAAGCTACCCATGAGCAAGTCGTTTGATACCTTTgaagatgattttttgGATCCCATGGATATGTTgagttttgaaaatcacTTTTCCGACTTTAATAGCAATCGAAAAGTGTCTCCTGTTAAACGTGAGGTGCGtagaaaatatatttcttcAGCAACTACTATTCATTCTTCAGCCGCGCAAGATGATACTTACTTGCCTTCTCCTACCAAGAGGAAAATGCCACTTCTTCGTCAAACTTCAACACTATtctaa